The Paenibacillus yonginensis genome segment CATTGTCCAGAGCCGCGTCCATCGTAATCCGGTAACCCAGATCGCGGCACAGCTCTTTGTAGACAGCTGAGTCCCGGTCGGACGGGTCCAGGCCATGCAGGCTCATGATGGCCTCGGCTGCTGGTCTTAGCAGCACATCCATATCCAAAAAAGCGGCTTTGCGGCGTTGGCATAACGCCTTGGCCAGCGTTGTTTTTCCAGCTCCGGCAGGTCCCAGAAAAAATATCAGTTTGTTCACCTTTGTTCCCTCCCAAAGCATGTCCGCATTATCGGTGGGCTGCTTACTTATCATATTAAAAAACAAATTTGCCCGCTAGTAGGGAACGTTAAATTTTTTCCATAACCAGGGAACCTGGATAGGCATTTGCACATAGGATAAACCGACAAGGATCAGTCAGAAGGAGGAAACGTCTTGGCGGTTGTAAAGGCAAATTCGGAAGACGTTAAGCTGCTGGCCCGCCTGATGCGAGCGGAAGCGGAAGGAGATCTTGATCTGGGCATGTTGATGGTCGGAAATGTCGGAGTTAACCGCATTTTAGCCAACTGCCTGGATTTCAAGGGCATCCGGACCATGGACCAGATGGTATTCCAATCGCCCGGCGGGTACGAATCAACGCAGAAAGGTTATTTCTACCAGAGAGCCCGCGAAAGGGATATCCGTTTGGCGCAGCGCGCCATCAACGGAGAAAGAACGTGGCCGGCTACCAATGCTTTATGGTTTTTCCGTCCGGCGGGGGATTGTCCGCCAACCTGGTATAACCAGCAAAATGTAGGCAGATACAAAGCCCATTGCTTTTTTGCTCCGGAGGCAGGGGAGTGTCCGGCAGTATATTGAGCTAGTTCAGGCGATGCGCCAACATGTATGTTTATTCATTCATTATTAACCATCTGATTTAAGGAGGAAAAGTTCAATGTTTAACCCGAATTACCGCGCTTCTTATCCTTATGGAGGCACTCAGACAGCTATGCCTACTCATATGGGAGGTACACAGGCTCAAACGGCTATGCCAACGCAAACGGGGGGCGGCAGCATACCGCCGTCGCTGAGCGGCAACCAGATGACACAAGGAGGAGCGGTGGTTGTCTCGCCAACGCCTACTTATGAGCAGTCTTATATTGAAAACATTTTCCGCATGAATCTCGGCAAAGTCGGTACCTTTTATATGACGTATGAGAACAACAGCCAGTGGAATGCGAAAATTTTCCGGGGTGTGCTGGAAGCGGCGGGACGTGACCATATCATTATCAGCGACCCTAAAACCGGCCAGCGTATCGTGATGCTTATGGTGAATTTTGATTATGCCACCTTTGATCAGCCGCTTAACTATACTTATCCAGGTGTGATCGGCAATCCGCCTACCGCAACAAGACGGGGCTAAAAGGCGTAAAATGACGAACCTTCTCCACATTTGGGGGAGGTTCTTCCGTTTTTGCTGAGTTTCTGTACTATTACGGGGTTTGACTGTGTAGTGTATAAATATATAATGAAGTTAAAGATTTATGAAAAAGTTGACACATCTTTTCTGAAAGGGGGTGGAACCATTGGGAAGTTGCTGCTAAAGTCGATTCCGTTGCTTGCTTATGATCCATATTTTAATCCGCGAAGGAGGTGCTCCTACTCACCGCCTGCAGATGCGGGAGTAGGATTAAGGATTGAGTGACCCTTTACCGAGTCTTTTACATTTGGTATTGATTTTATTATTGGTGATTTTAAACGGTTTTTTTGTATCGGCGGAATATGCGATCGTCAAGATTCGCGGCGGCCGGATCGATACGCTTGTTGAAGAAGGAAGAAAAAAATGCGGCTGCGGCCAGAAGCATCATTAACCATCTGGATGGTTACTTGTCGGCCTGTCAGCTGGGGATTACGCTCGCCTCGCTTGGGCTTGGCTGGGTCGGGCAGCCGGTGGTGGCGTCCTTCCTGCAGCCTTTGTTTGAAACGTTCGGCTGGAAGCAGGGCTGGACGTACGGAATTTCGTTTGTTATTGCGTTTCTCTTTATTGCCGTCCTGCACATTGTGCTCGGCGAGCTTGCACCCAAGACAATCGCGGTGCGCAAGGCAGAGGAAGTTACTTTGCTGTCGGCGAAGCCGATGAAAATTTTTTACCGAATCATGTATCCATTTATTTGGATCGTTAATGGTCTTGCCAATTGGCTTCTGGGCTTGCTTCATATTAAACCCGCCAGCGAGCAGGATTATTTGCATACCGAGGAAGAAATCCGGATTATGATGAAGGAAAGCAGCGAAAGCGGTTTGATTGACAGCGCTGAAATGAAGCTGGTGGACAACATTTTTGATTTCGCGGCAACAACGGCGCGGGAGATTATGATCCCACGTACGGAAATGATCTGTTTATACGTGAACAATTCGCTGCAGGAAAACATCGATATCGCTGTGGGCGGCATGCGGACGCGTTATCCTCTGTGTGATACGGACAAAGACCATATTATCGGTTTTATCCATATCAAGGATATGATCCGTTCGGATTGCAGCGATCTCAGGGAGCTGCTTCGTCCCATACTGGCAGTGCCTGAATCGATTTCCATCAGCGATTTAATGAAACGCATGCAGAAAAGCAAAACGCAAATCGCAATCCTGATAGATGAATATGGCGGAACATCGGGACTGGTTACGCTGGAAGACATCATGGAGCAAATCGTAGGCGAAATTCAGGATGAGTTTGACGAGGAACGTCCGGGTATTGAGCAAATCGAAGAAGACGTTTATTCGGTTGACGGTCTGATGCTGATTGATTCAATCAACGACCGGTTCAATCTGGAGATGGATTCAGAGGACTATGATACGATTGGCGGCTGGCTGTATGCACGCATCGAGGTTCTCCCGCCGAAGGTAGGGCAGAGCGCTGAATTTGGCGGCTACCTGTTTACGGTTGAGGAGACGGACAACAAGAGAATTTCGCGCGTCAGACTGCTCAAACAGCAGTTTATTCCGCTTGAGGAAGCGGGCGCTTGATGAAATAGAAGCAGGCAGGTTGAATAGCAGTTAAGAAAGAGAAGGTGAAAGGGCGCGGCGGCTGGCCGCGCTTTTTCATGCCTTTTGGCCTATATGTAGAGATTTCTATGAGGACTTTAGTATAATAAAGGGAATTGAGAGGAGTGTGAAGCTGTGAACGAAGTGCTGAATGTAGATCTGCAGTTTAAACTGAAATTTGAATTTATAAGCAGCTTACATAGCTATATTTGCCGGAAATCCCACCGGAAAATCGACCTCACTCCCCATTGGGCCGAGGAGATCAAGCGGCGGATTACGCCTGAGTTCGCCGCCATGCTGGACGAGATGGAGATCAATGCCGATTGGAAGCTTGCTTATCTGCTGATCGTCATGTCCAAGCATGCCGAAACTCCGGAGGAAGTGATCGCCTGGCTGGAAGGGATGACGCCCGGCAACCTGTATGAATGGTTTGCTCCCTATGTGGGCCAGTTCCCGGAGCATATGGGGAACTTTCAATCCCAAATGATTAAGGTATTTACCGAATGGAATCGTCAATATTTTGAATCATGTAGTCCGGCCGTCCATGAAGCCTTAAAGCAGCATCTGGCGGATCGGACGGCCGAAAAAAAGAAAATGAACAAAGCAGAGTTTATCGACGATACCACGGGTGGTTTTGTATTTGATTCGACAGGAGGGGCGGATACACTGCTGCTGGTCCCCCAATATCATTTTCAGCCTGTCAATCTGATCTACCATTTTGGCTCTGTCCTGTTCTGTCATTATTCTTCCCGCATTGACCTCAGTGACGAGGATTTTATGTCGATGCATGATTATCGGGTCCTCCGCAGCCTTGCAGAGAAGAGCCGTTTGAAGATTCTCCGTTATCTGCAGGACGGTCCCAAGCCGTTTATTGAAATTGTCCGCGAATTGAAATTATCCAAAGGCATTACGCATGATCATATATCCAAGCTGCGAAGCGCCGGGTTGATTTACGCTCATTTTCAGGGCGAGAACTTGACCGGCTACAGTACCCGAATGAAGGGGCTTGAGCAGATGCAGGATAAACTGGTGAACTTTATCACCCATTAATTTTTGGCCTGTTGTTTTAGTCCGTTCCTTCCATGAAGGAGCGGACTTTTTAGGTTGATGAGCTGCTGATTTTGCAGTGGGCCTTACGTAGACTGGCATTATCTGCTTGCTGATTCTGTGGAAGAAGAAAAGCGTAAAAGTTCTCTCTTTACAGAACCGTACGACTTACTTATAATAGGGTTCAGCAAGCCAAAAGCACACTGAATTAATCGGAATTCTATTTATATACTACATAGAGAACTTCTCTGTGCTGTAGGCCTAGATAAATTGAATACGAGGGGTAGAGAGATATGAGAAAAAGTACGATTTTGTTAGCTTCCTTACTGCTTGCCGGTTCACTCCTGCTGTCGGCATGCTCTAGCAATAACAATGCTTCCAGTACTGCAAATTCCGGTTCCAACACAGCTGCAAGCAATAGCGGAAGCAATTCGTCTTCCAACACGGCTGGCGTTCAGGATGACTTGTCCATTCAAGCCAGCGATATGTCCAAACTGCCGCAGCTTGCCCAGAACCGCACCGATACGATTATTGTAGGACTTACGGATCCAAGCGGATCGTTTACGCCTTATTTCCAGCAAAGCGGTTATGACGGCAACGTTTCTTCCTTGCTTTATACCCCGCTGGTTACCCAGGACGAAAAAGGCTTGCCTAAAGCCGGTCTTGCTGAAAAATGGGAGGTATCCGAAGATCAGTTGACTTACACCTACCACCTTCGCAAGGATCTGAAATTCAGCGACGGTTCGCCGCTTACGGCTGACGATGTAGCTTTTACCTGGACCATCCTGAACGATCCTTCTTATGACGGGGACTCGCTGATTCCTTCGATCGGCATCAAAGGAGCAGCCGATTACAAAGCTGGGAAGGCAACAACAATCTCCGGGATCAAGGTGATGGATCCGCAGACTATTTCGGTTATGCTTGAGAAGCCAAATGCCACTGCACTGGAGCTGCTGGGTTCGGATGTGCTGTCCAAAGCCTATTACGGCAAGGATTACAAATTCGGCAACCTGAATTATATGAAAGACCTGTCTACGAAACCGCTCGGCACAGGCCCTTATAAATTGGAGAAATTTATTCCGGGTCAAGAGGTGCGGATGGCGGCCAACGAAAATTATTTTGCGGGCAAACCTAAAACCGAACACTTCATTTATAAGACATCCGATGGGGACACCTGGCAGTACCTTGAAACCGGCGAAGTGGATTATGCTTCCTTCAGCGCTACCCAGGAGAATATCGACAAGCTGAAAAGCATGGGTTTTGTCAATCTGGCAACTTATACACCAAGCAACTACGGTTATCTTCAGGTCAACCTGGAGCATTCGCAAATGAGTGATAAGAAAGTCCGTCAGGCGATCGCTTACGGTCTTGACCGTCAAAGTATTTATGTGGACGCCAACCAGGGGGCAGGCTCTGTAGCTAACATTCCGGCGGCCGCTATTTCCTGGTCTTACACGGAAGACGGCATCAACCCTTACAAATACGATCCTGACAAAGCCAACCAGCTGCTGGATGAAGCCGGCTGGACAGTAGGCTCTGACGGTATCCGCGAGAAAGACGGCAAGAAGCTGACGGTGCATTTCCTTGGCTTCAAGAACGCGCAGAATGATATCTTCATTTCGCTGGCAACCGAGAATTTTAAAGCGATCGGCATTGACTTCCAGCCGGAAGTTTTCGCTGACTTTAACGCGATGGTAGCTAAAGTAGAAGGCGGGGATTACGATCTGGCTGCATTCTCGACTTCGCTGCTGAACGATCCTTCCGACGGCGTCGCCCAATTTGTGGACGGCGAGCTGAAGGGGTATGACAACCCGCAGGTGAAAGAGCTTTATAACAAAGCTTTGGCGACCAGCGATATTGAGGAACGCAAGACGATTTACGCCGAACTGTATAAACTGTTGAACGACGAGCTTCCGGTTATTTTCACGAACTATAAGAAACAGGTTTACGCTTACAACGGACGTATCGAGAACTTCAAGATGGATCCGGTCCTTGGACTTTCTCCTAACGTAAACAATTGGACTCTGAAATAATCAATATGCGGACATCCCCTGCGCCTGCTTCTGGTGTGGGGGATGCCTTATCATAAGGAGCCGATCATGAGTAGTTATCTTACGAAACGTATTACGTATATGATATTGATTTTGCTTGCGGCCTCGCTGCTCATCTTTTGCCTTTATGCTTTTACGCCCGGTGATTTCATCAGCGGCAACATGAAGCTCAGTCCTGAACGCAAAGCAGAGCTTAGAGAAATTTACGGTCTGAACAAACCGGTGCTGGAGCGGTACTTGATCTGGATGAAAAACGCCTTCCACGGCGATTTTGGATATTCCCTGGCTCAGCAAAGACCCGTGCTTACCTTGTTTAACGATTACATCTGGAATTCGTTCCTGCTTGCAGTCGTGTCAACCTTCTTCACCTGGTTTATTGCGGTTGTTATCGGGGTGGTCGCTGCTTACAAGCTGTATTCCTGGTTTGATTCCCTGATCATGGTGCTGATCTTCGCTTGTATGTCCTTGCCATCGTTCTTTATCGGGCTGCTGCTGATCAAGATGCTTGCGGTAGACCTGAAATGGCTGCCGCCGGGCGGCATGATCACGACAGGCAGCAATGCGACCGGGATGGCTTATGTCTCGGAGGTCATTCATCATATGACGCTTCCGGTTATCGTTATGACGCTTCTGGGGCTGGGTTCTCTGACCCGTTACTTCCGAAGCAATATGATTGATGTTATTCAGCAGGATTACATCCGGACAGCGCGGGCCAAAGGGCTGAAAGAACGCAAGGTGCTGTTCGTGCATGCCCTGCGCAATGCGCTGCTCCCGGCCATTACGCTGATCGGTTTCGAGCTTCCGGGACTGTTCGGGGGATCCCTGATCATTGAAAAAATCTTCAACTGGCCCGGAATCGGCCAATTGTACATGTCGTCTTTCTCCACCCGCGATTATCCGCTGCTGATGGGATTTACGATGCTGATCGCGATTTTGACGGTGATCGGAACCCTGTTGTCGGATCTGTTGTACAAAATAGCCGACCCGCGCGTGAAATTATAAGGAGGTAGTCATACATGTCATCGGTTAGCGGCAAATTGGCCGCCGGAGGAACCCAGGCGCCTCCGGTCAAAACCTCGTTATGGAAACAATCGTTCAAACAGCTTCGGAAAAATAAACTGGCCGTAGCCGGCTTAGTTATTGTTGTTATTATGTTTCTTGCCTGCTTTGTAGGGCCTTTATTTTCCCCGTATACCGATAATCAGATTAATTTGCGAATCATGGGGAAAGGGCCTAATGCGCAGCACTGGCTAGGAACGGATAAGCTTGGCCGGGACGTGCTGCTGCGGGTGCTTATGGCCGGTAGAATCTCGCTTACCGTCGGATTTGCCGCGATGGTGCTGTCTGTATTTATCGGTACTCTTCTCGGAACGCTCGCCGGCTTCTACCGCGGAGTGGCCGACCAAGTTATCATGCGGATTGCTGATCTGCTGCTCACGATTCCAAGTCTTCCGCTCTTGCTTATTGCGGGCTCCATGCTGTCGAGCTGGAACGTGCCGACGGATTACCGGATGTACGTCGTGATGCTGATGCTGAGCGTGGTCGGCTGGCCGGGACTGGCCCGCATGATCCGCGGCCAGCTGCTCAGTCTTCGCGAAAGGGAATATATGCAGGCAACAGTAGTGCTTGGACTGCGGGACCGCCGCAAATTGTTTAAGCATCTGCTGCCGAACCTGGCTCCGCTCATCATTGTTATCGCTACTTTGAATATCGGCAGCTCGATTCTGCTGGAATCGGTGCTGAGTTATTTTGGTGTCGGCGTTACGGCGCCTACGCCTACTTGGGGGAATATGATTCAGGACAGCAACAACCTGATCGATTTCCAAATGAGACCTTGGCTTTGGGTACCGCCGGGTTTGTGTATTTTTGCAACGGTTATCGCCATTAATTTGTTTGGCGACGGCCTGCGGGATGTTCTCGATCCCAACCACAAAAGGTAGGTGGCAAGTTCGTCATGAATAAAACTTTGCTGGATATAGAGCATTTGAGCACACACTTTTTCACAGATGGGGGCACGGTCAAGGCGGTTGACGATGTCAGCTTCCAGGTTCGCAAAGGCGAAATCGTCTGCATCGTCGGCGAGTCCGGCAGCGGCAAAAGCATTACCGCCATGTCCGTAATGGGCCTCATCAAGGAGCCGGCCGGACGTGTCGTCAGCGGTCAGATCAAGCTGGAAGATCAGAACCTGCTCACCTTAACCAAGAACGAGAAACGCGTCATTCGCGGCAAAGAAATTGCGATGATCTTTCAAGAGCCGATGTCGTCGCTGAATCCGGTTCTGACAATCGGTCAGCAGATTATGGAGCCGCTGCGCGAGCATTTGAAGATGGGGAAAAAGGAAGCCCGCGAGCGCGCCATTGAATTAATCAAAGAAGTAGGCATTTCGCGTGCCGAGCAAATTGTGGACGCCTATCCGCATGAGCTGAGCGGCGGCATGCTGCAGCGGGTGATGATTGCGATTGCGATTTCCTGTCATCCAAAGCTGCTGATTGCAGACGAACCGACGACCGCGCTTGACGTTACGATCCAAGCACAGATTCTGGAAATGATGCGCAAGCTGCGCGAAGAGTCCGATATGTCCATTTTGCTGATCACACACGATTTGGGTGTTGTGGCGGAAATGGCCGATTACGTCGTAGTTATGTATGCCGGTCAGGTGGTGGAGCAGGGGGAAGTGGTGGAGCTGTTCGAGAATCCGAAGCACCCTTACACACAAGGCTTGCTGAAATCGAAGCCGGTTCTGAATCAGCGCCAGGATGAGCTTTATTCTATTCCCGGACAGGTTCCGAATCCGCTCGAATTGAGTGAATCCTGCTATTTCCATGACCGCTGTGAGCACTGCATGGATATTTGCCGGGTGCGGCAGCCGCGCCTGAAAGAGATTGGCAACGAGCAGAAAGTGGCCTGCTGGCTATATGAAGAGGAGGCCGTCACTCATGTCTGAACCCTTACTCGAAATCAAACATCTGAAGAAATATTTTCCGATCAAGCAAGGGCTGCTGAACAGGACGGTTGCCAATGTTAAAGCGGTGGATGACATCAGCTTGTCCATCGGCCGGGGGGAAACGTTCGGCCTGGTAGGCGAGTCCGGCAGCGGCAAAAGCACCGTCGGCAAAAGCATCGTACGGCTGACCGAGAAGACAAGCGGCGATATTTTGTTTAAAGGACAGGACATTTACGGCCTGTCCGGCGAAAATTTGCGGAAGATCAGACCGCAGATGCAGCTGATTTTCCAAGATCCGTACAGTTCCTTGAATCCCCGCGTACGTGTCGGCGATGCCATCGGGGAGGCCCTGCTGGATCATGGGCTTGCTCCTAAGAACGAAGTCCGGGACCGGGTGAAGGAAGTGCTGGGACTGTGCGGGCTTTCATCCTATCATATCGACCGGTTCCCGCATGAGTTCTCCGGCGGGCAGCGTCAGCGGATCGGCATCGCCCGGGCTTTAATTCTGAATCCGGATCTGATTATCGCAGATGAGCCGGTGTCGGCACTGGATGTATCCATTCAGGCCCAGATCATCAACCTGTTCCGAAAGCTTCAGGACGACCGCGGCTTGACTTATTTGTTTATTTCCCATGATCTCAGCGTAGTCGAACATCTTTGCACCCGCATCGGGGTGATGTATCTTGGCACGATGATGGAAACGGGCTCGCGGGATGAGTTGTTCAAGAACCCGCTGCACCCTTACACCAAAGCGCTTCTCTCGGCGGTACCGGTTCCGATTCCGAAGCTGAAGCGAGAGCGGATCGTACTGAAGGGGGATATTCCAAGCCCTGTTAATCCGCCTTCCGGCTGCAAGTTCCATACCCGTTGTCCATTTGCCGTCGAGCGCTGCAAATCCGAGGTTCCGGAATTCCGGAATATGGGCAGTGACCATTTTGTAGCTTGTCATTTGGTCTAATCGGCTAACGATAATGAAAAGGTTGATTTGAAATAAATAAAATTCAAATAGATGATGAAGCAATAAACGCGCCCCTTTCTGGGCGCGTTTATTTTGCAGTTGTGCATTTACGGAGCTATAGAATCTATTCGGCCAAGCTGCTAATCCTCATCCGGGGTAGTATCCGAAGCCATATCCTCATAGCTGTCCACGTTTCGTTTGGCGGACATGGCAGGCGAATCGGAATTGCCATAGCTCTCCACGGTTTTCCAGGCGCTGGCGTCATCGAACCGTCCGGCATTTTGCTGGCGGTGTTCACCGGCTCCGGTGGGCGGCAAAGTCATGACTTCTTCTTCGATAGGCCGAGTGTCGGGAACCTGCTGCTGCGGCGAATTTTCAACCGAATAGGTCGTGTAAGGCAGGGCTTCCAGACGCTCGTACGGAATCGGTTCCCCGGTCGTTACATCGATGCCGTATTCGCCGGTTTCCATTCGCTGCAGCGCTTCATTGACCTGATCCAGCTGCTGCTGGAGGTTCTCGTCCACTGCCAGATCACGGCTTCGCTCAAAGGTTTCTGTTCCTTCATCCGCCGGATGGTTATCAGCCGTACTTAAATCGCCTGTTGACATTCTGAGCGATTCATCGAGCCCAGGCCCTCCATCTTCTTTGAAATGATTCTCCAAATCCTCTTTCATTTCTAGCAATATATGCTTCAGCTTATCCAGCTGGGATGGGGTTAAGTGCTTCATGTCGGTTCCTCCTCCGAATAAGGTCATCTGTTATTTACCCGGAACAAGGGGAGGGTGACGCAAATCCTCATTTCAGCTACAATGAGGGGAGCGGTTTTGTTTGCGTTTTCAAACATTTGCAGAAGAGGGAGATTTTCAGATGAAAAGGTTGATCTGGATCAGCGGATGGTCTTATTTGCTGATCGGCCTGGCCCATGTCATTATCGGCTCGATTATGCCGGTGCTGCTGGAGCATTATGACCAGGATTACAGTGCGGGAGGAACGTTGATCTTCGCCCAGTTTGCCGGGTTCCTGGTGGGAGTGCTGATCTCTCCTTGGCTGATTTCAAAGCTGGGGAAGAGGACGGGACTGCTAGTGGCTTTGAGCGTTCTGGGCGCAGCTGAGCTGCTGTATACGCTGCTTCCGTCTTGGAAGCTAATGTATGTCATCGGGGCGTTTGCAGGGTTTGGTTTCGGAATGATCGAAGCGGTGATCGGCACGCTGATGATTGCTGCGGCTAAAGAGAAGGCGGCTATGGCCATGAGCCGGATTGAGGTGGCTTTTGGCGTTGGTGCCCTGCTGATGCCGTTATTATCGGGCTGGCTAATCCGCTCGGGAGCCTGGCGTTATGGTTTTCTCGTGATTTCGTTATTTGCGGCCGTCATGCTGATCACCTGGATGCGAACCCGATTTGGTGAATTGGATCAGGTGATGAAGGAACGTCCAGTCCGCTTCGCCGGAGACACAGAGCAACTGAGCCAGCATCTGCCCAAGCCCAAGCCGGAGAGGTGGACCCGGCATTATACGAGGGCCCACGGTATGCTGCTGGCTGTGTTTATTTTATTTTTCTTTATTTATGTTGGAATCGAAATGGGATTTGTTAACTTTCTGCCGTCGATGCTGGTTGAACGAAGCGGTGCTGCGGAAGCGACGGCGGCTTACGGCGTAACGGTATTCTGGCTGGCTATGTCGGTCGGAAGAATGTATGCCGGAGTATTGGCTCAGAAGATTGGTTTTGCGAAGTACATCATTTTCGGACTTTTTTTCTCTTTGCTGTTTCTGAGTTTGTTTAATCTGGTGGATCATTTTCTAATGTTTCTGCTGGCTGTCCTGTTCGTCGGGCTGTTTCTGTCGGGGGTGTTCTCGATCGCCTTGGTTTATGCTACAACTTTGCTGCCGGGCAGTGAAGAGACCACCCCAAGCCTGCTGATTGCGGCGGGCGGCATAGGCGGAGCCGTGCTGCCGCTTCTGCTTGGCCGCAGCATGGACCACCTTGGAGCGGCGCCAACAGGCTGGCTCCTGGCTGGTGTATTGGCGCTGCTGCTGGCGCTCGGCTTGATCATTGCCGGTGCCGAGAGGGTCCGGCGCCATCAACAAAGCCTTGAAGCGGCTCGATAACCGATCAGATAGAAGGCTGAACCATAAACGGAACAACAAAACAAGTGGACCTCTTCGCAAGAAGAGGTCCGCTTGTTTATTTGCGAGCAGGGCAGGGAATATGAACGATTAAATCGCCCAGCTGCCTTGCTTGAAGATTTGAATTTCTGTGCCGTCTTCAGTGACGCCGAAAATATCCATTTCACCGGAGCCGACCATAAAGTCCACATGGGTAATGCTGGTGTTCAAGCCGCTTTGCTCCAGCTGCTCCTGGGTCATTTCCTTGCCGCCTTTCAGGTTAAAGGCATAAGCGCTGCCGATGGCCAAGTGGTTGGAAGCATTTTCGTCAAACAAAGTGTTATAGAACAGAATGTTGGATTCGGAAATCGGAGAATTGTGAGGCACAAGCGCCACTTCGCCGAGATAATGTGCGCCTTCATCCAGGGAAACGAGCTGCTTAAGCACCTCTTCGCCTTGTTTGGCGGATACGTCCGTAATCCGTCCATTCTCGAAGGTAATCGTAAATTCGTCAATGATGTTGCCGCTGTAGCTGAGCGGCTTTGTGCTGGACACTTTACCGTTAACACCGGTTTTGAGCGGTGCTGTAAAGACCTCTTCCGTGGGCAGGTTAGCCAGGAAGGTGTGGCCGTTCTGATTGATGCTGTCAGCCGCAACCCATAGATGCCCTTCCGGCAGTTCAATGGTCAAATCGGTCCCTGGCGCTATGTAGTGCAGCTTTTTGAATTTCTTCTCGTTTAAGTAATCGGATTTCTCATTGAGCGTCCGGATATGGTTGTCCCAAGCTTCGAAGGTATCTTCGCGATCAATGCGGGTGGTATGGAAAATCGCATCCCACAATTTATCGATCTGCTCGGATTCCGGTACGTCCGGGAACACCTTGGCGGCCCATGCTTTAGAAGGAACCGCTACGATGGACCAGCTGAACTTGTCAGCCTGCTGATACTGGCGGTATTTGCTCATCGCTTTGCCGGTTACTTTCTGCAGGTTGGTAATCCGTTCATGACTAACGCCTTTAAGCAGGTCCGGATCGGAAGAAATGACATGCAGAACGGCTGCGCCATTCTCTACGAGTTCCAGCATTTCTCCCGCGTACCACTTAGGCTCATCCAGGAAGGATTCATCAGCGGCCATATCGTATCTCAGGCGGGTAACGGTGTCGTCGTTCCAGTTGACTTTCACGAGGCGCGCGCCTCTTTCATAAGCTTTCTTGACGATCAGGCGGACCAGCTCCGCGGAGTCAATCGCAGCATTTACGACTAGCGTTTGGCCAGGCTGAACGTTAACGCCAACCTTTACGGCGAGTTCGGCGTATTTCTCTAATTTCTGCAAAAAATCTGACATGTCGTTTGTCCTCCATTCACCAAATAACTACCCTTCCTATTGTACAGGAAATGTATATAGATTCCAAAATTAATTCGTATCGGCCGGGTCCAGAAGGCTGAGCACCCAATTGCA includes the following:
- a CDS encoding aminopeptidase, whose protein sequence is MSDFLQKLEKYAELAVKVGVNVQPGQTLVVNAAIDSAELVRLIVKKAYERGARLVKVNWNDDTVTRLRYDMAADESFLDEPKWYAGEMLELVENGAAVLHVISSDPDLLKGVSHERITNLQKVTGKAMSKYRQYQQADKFSWSIVAVPSKAWAAKVFPDVPESEQIDKLWDAIFHTTRIDREDTFEAWDNHIRTLNEKSDYLNEKKFKKLHYIAPGTDLTIELPEGHLWVAADSINQNGHTFLANLPTEEVFTAPLKTGVNGKVSSTKPLSYSGNIIDEFTITFENGRITDVSAKQGEEVLKQLVSLDEGAHYLGEVALVPHNSPISESNILFYNTLFDENASNHLAIGSAYAFNLKGGKEMTQEQLEQSGLNTSITHVDFMVGSGEMDIFGVTEDGTEIQIFKQGSWAI
- a CDS encoding ABC transporter ATP-binding protein; its protein translation is MSEPLLEIKHLKKYFPIKQGLLNRTVANVKAVDDISLSIGRGETFGLVGESGSGKSTVGKSIVRLTEKTSGDILFKGQDIYGLSGENLRKIRPQMQLIFQDPYSSLNPRVRVGDAIGEALLDHGLAPKNEVRDRVKEVLGLCGLSSYHIDRFPHEFSGGQRQRIGIARALILNPDLIIADEPVSALDVSIQAQIINLFRKLQDDRGLTYLFISHDLSVVEHLCTRIGVMYLGTMMETGSRDELFKNPLHPYTKALLSAVPVPIPKLKRERIVLKGDIPSPVNPPSGCKFHTRCPFAVERCKSEVPEFRNMGSDHFVACHLV
- a CDS encoding TraR/DksA C4-type zinc finger protein, which codes for MKHLTPSQLDKLKHILLEMKEDLENHFKEDGGPGLDESLRMSTGDLSTADNHPADEGTETFERSRDLAVDENLQQQLDQVNEALQRMETGEYGIDVTTGEPIPYERLEALPYTTYSVENSPQQQVPDTRPIEEEVMTLPPTGAGEHRQQNAGRFDDASAWKTVESYGNSDSPAMSAKRNVDSYEDMASDTTPDED
- a CDS encoding MFS transporter, whose translation is MKRLIWISGWSYLLIGLAHVIIGSIMPVLLEHYDQDYSAGGTLIFAQFAGFLVGVLISPWLISKLGKRTGLLVALSVLGAAELLYTLLPSWKLMYVIGAFAGFGFGMIEAVIGTLMIAAAKEKAAMAMSRIEVAFGVGALLMPLLSGWLIRSGAWRYGFLVISLFAAVMLITWMRTRFGELDQVMKERPVRFAGDTEQLSQHLPKPKPERWTRHYTRAHGMLLAVFILFFFIYVGIEMGFVNFLPSMLVERSGAAEATAAYGVTVFWLAMSVGRMYAGVLAQKIGFAKYIIFGLFFSLLFLSLFNLVDHFLMFLLAVLFVGLFLSGVFSIALVYATTLLPGSEETTPSLLIAAGGIGGAVLPLLLGRSMDHLGAAPTGWLLAGVLALLLALGLIIAGAERVRRHQQSLEAAR